From Spirosoma agri, one genomic window encodes:
- a CDS encoding ABC transporter ATP-binding protein, which translates to MDKGIPQQEAPKKSSFPLLSLLGPYSRMVMLLIVFALISNGVNLILPMIISHGIDDYTAGKFVLKQVVTQFLSAALFIFIFSYLQSIIQTYASERVARDLRTKLAAKISRQSFSYIQQANPSRLLTNLTSDIDSVKTFVSQAVVSIVSSLCIIIGASILLLSINWKLGLTVMAIIPIVGVTFYLLMRQVRTLFMRSRGVVDWLNKVINESVLGSALIRVLNAQQLEYDKFLAANIDAKDIGLAILRLFAALIPIISFTANMAALSILVLGGHFVITGSMSLGDFAAFNSYLALLVFPIIIIGFMSNVIAQASASFERVNQVLLAPETVKTGTTDLALTGEINVRNVSIYYEGKPALKDISFAVKAGTRTAIVGPTAAGKSQLLYLLTGLINASEGSVDYDGRPIDSYDEETFHRQVGFVFQDSIIFNMSLRENIAFTDTVTDESLNKAIDTAELRGFIEALPEQLQTIVSERGSSLSGGQKQRIMLARALAINPRILLLDDFTARVDTNTEQKIVRNIQANYPGLTLISVTQKIASVEEYEQIMLLMDGELIAKGTHAELMSTSPEYIQIYQSQRSTSQYELRS; encoded by the coding sequence ATGGACAAAGGTATACCACAACAGGAGGCCCCCAAAAAGTCATCGTTTCCTTTGTTGAGCCTTCTCGGACCCTATTCCAGAATGGTTATGTTGCTGATCGTATTTGCGCTCATCAGCAATGGCGTGAACCTGATTCTTCCGATGATTATTTCGCATGGTATCGATGATTATACCGCCGGGAAATTTGTGCTGAAGCAGGTCGTTACCCAGTTTCTGAGTGCTGCGCTGTTCATTTTTATTTTCTCTTACCTGCAAAGTATCATTCAGACGTATGCTTCTGAGCGGGTCGCTCGGGATCTGCGCACAAAACTAGCGGCCAAAATCTCACGCCAGAGCTTTTCGTATATCCAGCAGGCCAACCCATCGCGGTTACTCACCAACCTGACCTCCGATATTGATTCAGTCAAGACCTTTGTTTCGCAGGCGGTGGTGTCGATCGTGTCTTCGCTGTGTATTATTATTGGTGCCAGTATTCTGCTACTCAGCATCAACTGGAAACTGGGCCTCACCGTCATGGCAATTATTCCCATCGTCGGCGTAACGTTCTACCTGTTGATGCGCCAGGTGAGAACATTGTTTATGCGGAGCCGGGGTGTTGTCGATTGGCTCAACAAAGTCATTAACGAGAGTGTACTAGGCTCGGCACTGATTCGGGTGCTTAACGCGCAACAACTCGAATACGATAAATTTCTGGCTGCCAATATCGATGCCAAAGACATTGGCTTAGCCATTTTGCGCCTGTTCGCGGCCTTGATTCCCATCATCAGCTTCACCGCTAACATGGCTGCGTTAAGCATTCTGGTGCTGGGCGGGCATTTTGTCATCACCGGTAGCATGTCGCTGGGCGATTTTGCCGCCTTCAATAGTTATCTGGCGTTGCTGGTTTTCCCGATCATTATCATTGGATTTATGAGCAACGTCATTGCGCAGGCATCGGCCTCGTTCGAGCGGGTCAATCAGGTGTTACTGGCTCCCGAAACGGTTAAAACCGGCACCACCGACCTGGCCCTGACGGGTGAGATCAATGTACGGAATGTATCGATTTATTACGAAGGTAAACCGGCACTGAAGGATATCTCATTCGCCGTGAAAGCCGGTACGCGAACTGCTATCGTCGGCCCGACGGCTGCTGGAAAGAGTCAACTCCTCTATCTGCTGACCGGGCTGATCAATGCGTCGGAAGGGAGCGTCGACTACGATGGCCGACCAATCGACAGCTACGACGAAGAGACGTTTCACCGGCAGGTGGGTTTCGTGTTTCAGGATAGCATTATTTTCAACATGAGCCTGCGGGAGAACATTGCGTTTACTGACACGGTGACCGACGAATCGCTGAACAAAGCCATCGATACCGCCGAACTGCGGGGCTTTATCGAGGCATTGCCCGAACAATTACAAACCATCGTTTCTGAGCGGGGGTCGAGCCTGTCGGGTGGGCAAAAGCAGCGGATCATGCTGGCCCGCGCGCTGGCGATCAACCCCCGGATATTACTTCTGGATGATTTTACCGCCCGTGTCGATACCAATACCGAACAGAAAATTGTCCGGAACATTCAGGCGAATTATCCCGGTCTGACCCTGATCTCTGTAACGCAGAAGATCGCTTCGGTGGAAGAGTACGAGCAAATCATGCTGCTGATGGACGGCGAACTTATTGCCAAAGGCACCCACGCCGAATTGATGAGCACTAGCCCCGAATACATTCAGATTTACCAGTCGCAACGCAGTACCAGTCAGTATGAACTACGATCTTAA
- a CDS encoding ABC transporter ATP-binding protein, with translation MNYDLNQFAGQEDEKNATFKALRKLLTLIKDEHRTLMLAFLAILVYAGLVLLGPILIGRTVDQYIQTKQFDGVLRNAGILLVIYLFAFGTGYAQTRLMGGVGQRTLFKLRGAVFSKLQELPVAFFNQNKAGDLISRVNNDTDKLNLFFSQALMQFVSSLFFITGSSLFLLSINLPLGAAALVPALLLLVFTQATSAWVKRKNALNLRSTGDMSAEIQESLTNFKAIIAFNRRDYFRKRFDEANQDNYKTAVGAGLANNVYLPVYGISANLGQLVILTFGIYLIATDRFTIGLLVSFMSYVTNLYNNLRQLATLWSSFQVALAGWDRIAHLLALQSNLKTIDMPVPVASTSLLSFQQVSFGYPNGQEVLHDITFDLERGKTYALVGPTGGGKTTTASLIARLYDPTSGTIVLDGKDIRSYEASERTQKVGFILQEPFLFTGTVRDNILYSNEQYAGFSNEQLADVIHDANLDELLARFDDGLDTNVQTSGDAISLGQKQLIAFMRAVLRNPDLLILDEATANIDTITEKLLDDILRKLPEKTTRIIIAHRLNTIESADEIFFINAGQVTKAGSLNDAVDMLLHRKRVS, from the coding sequence ATGAACTACGATCTTAATCAGTTTGCCGGGCAGGAAGACGAAAAAAACGCGACTTTCAAAGCACTTCGGAAACTGCTGACGCTCATCAAGGATGAACACCGAACGCTGATGCTGGCGTTTCTGGCCATTCTTGTCTACGCCGGACTTGTTCTACTCGGTCCCATCCTCATCGGGCGGACGGTTGATCAGTACATCCAAACCAAACAGTTCGACGGGGTTTTACGGAATGCCGGGATTCTGCTCGTGATCTACCTATTCGCCTTCGGGACGGGGTACGCGCAAACGCGGTTGATGGGTGGAGTAGGACAACGGACGCTATTTAAACTTCGTGGTGCCGTATTCAGTAAACTTCAGGAGCTACCCGTTGCCTTTTTCAACCAGAACAAAGCGGGCGATCTTATTTCGCGGGTCAACAACGATACCGATAAACTGAACCTGTTCTTCTCGCAGGCACTGATGCAGTTTGTGAGCAGTCTCTTCTTTATTACGGGTTCCAGCCTGTTTCTATTGTCCATAAATCTGCCCCTCGGAGCCGCAGCACTGGTCCCTGCGCTGTTGCTGCTGGTTTTTACACAGGCAACGTCGGCGTGGGTGAAACGAAAAAACGCGCTCAATCTGAGGAGCACGGGCGATATGAGCGCCGAAATTCAGGAGAGCCTGACCAATTTTAAAGCCATTATTGCCTTCAACCGGCGCGATTATTTCAGGAAACGGTTTGACGAGGCCAACCAGGATAACTACAAAACCGCCGTTGGCGCCGGGTTGGCGAACAACGTCTATTTGCCCGTCTACGGCATTTCGGCAAACCTTGGCCAGCTTGTCATTCTCACGTTTGGCATCTACCTGATCGCCACGGATCGCTTCACGATTGGGCTGCTGGTTAGCTTTATGAGCTACGTGACCAACCTGTATAATAACCTCCGGCAACTTGCTACGTTATGGTCAAGCTTCCAGGTGGCTTTGGCCGGGTGGGACCGCATTGCGCATTTACTGGCCCTTCAATCGAATCTGAAAACGATCGATATGCCAGTCCCGGTAGCCAGCACGTCGCTGCTATCGTTTCAACAGGTGTCGTTTGGGTATCCCAACGGGCAGGAGGTACTTCACGATATTACGTTCGATCTTGAGCGGGGGAAAACCTACGCGCTGGTTGGGCCTACCGGTGGCGGAAAAACAACAACGGCATCGCTGATTGCCCGATTGTACGACCCAACCAGCGGTACTATTGTGCTGGATGGGAAAGATATACGGTCGTATGAGGCTAGTGAGCGAACGCAGAAAGTTGGGTTCATTTTGCAGGAGCCGTTTCTGTTTACGGGCACGGTGCGGGACAATATTCTGTACAGCAACGAGCAGTATGCCGGCTTTTCCAATGAGCAACTGGCCGACGTTATCCATGACGCCAATCTGGACGAACTGCTGGCGCGTTTTGACGATGGGCTGGACACGAATGTGCAGACGAGTGGCGACGCCATTAGTCTGGGACAGAAACAGCTGATTGCCTTTATGCGGGCCGTATTGCGCAACCCCGATCTCCTCATCCTCGACGAAGCCACGGCCAATATCGATACAATTACGGAGAAGCTTTTAGACGATATTTTGCGGAAACTGCCCGAAAAGACAACCCGCATCATCATTGCTCACCGGCTGAACACAATCGAGAGCGCAGACGAAATATTCTTCATCAACGCCGGTCAGGTAACCAAAGCCGGGTCGCTCAACGACGCGGTCGATATGCTTCTCCACAGAAAACGAGTCAGTTAA
- a CDS encoding sterol desaturase family protein yields MPFSLFGADKIPFDSIHTIEKNIPNIILWAVPVMLFFTAIEMAVAYYQEHDFYEKKETIGSILVGLGNLVVSAAIKLGLLYLCIWIYNLLPWRMELQWWTLIPCYVIYDFFSYWAHRVSHEQRFWWATHVVHHSSEHYNLTVSYRLSWIQHLKIVFFLPVAFMGFHPIIFFVTNQLGVLFQFWVHTEYIRRLPAWFEYIFATPSNHRVHHGSQEQYIDKNFGATFIFWDRIFGTFEPEDEPVIYGITTNIPNKANPFFINFHELSDMVADARNAKGLRQKLFYIFGSPIKIAEEKKRMSVQETADERVGV; encoded by the coding sequence ATGCCTTTTTCCTTGTTTGGTGCAGATAAAATTCCGTTTGACAGCATTCACACTATTGAAAAAAACATTCCTAACATAATACTGTGGGCAGTGCCGGTTATGCTGTTCTTTACGGCTATTGAAATGGCGGTTGCCTACTATCAGGAACACGATTTTTACGAGAAGAAAGAGACAATCGGCTCAATTCTTGTCGGTCTTGGCAACCTGGTCGTTAGTGCCGCGATCAAACTTGGTTTACTCTATCTGTGCATCTGGATCTACAATCTATTGCCCTGGCGGATGGAGCTACAATGGTGGACGCTTATCCCCTGTTACGTCATCTACGATTTTTTCAGCTACTGGGCACACCGGGTTTCGCACGAGCAACGCTTCTGGTGGGCAACGCACGTAGTACACCACTCCAGTGAACATTACAACCTGACGGTTTCCTATCGCCTGAGCTGGATTCAGCACTTGAAGATCGTTTTCTTCCTGCCGGTAGCGTTCATGGGATTCCACCCGATCATTTTCTTCGTGACGAATCAACTTGGCGTTCTGTTCCAGTTCTGGGTGCACACCGAATACATCCGTCGACTACCCGCCTGGTTTGAATACATTTTCGCTACGCCGTCAAACCACCGGGTTCATCATGGTTCGCAGGAACAATACATCGACAAGAATTTTGGCGCGACGTTCATTTTCTGGGACCGGATTTTTGGCACGTTTGAGCCCGAAGACGAGCCGGTTATTTACGGCATCACGACCAACATCCCCAATAAAGCTAACCCCTTTTTCATCAATTTTCACGAACTGTCCGACATGGTTGCCGACGCCCGAAACGCCAAAGGGCTGCGTCAGAAGCTGTTCTACATTTTCGGCAGTCCGATCAAGATCGCGGAAGAGAAGAAACGGATGTCGGTTCAGGAAACTGCTGACGAGCGAGTGGGCGTTTGA